From a region of the Candidatus Zixiibacteriota bacterium genome:
- a CDS encoding TonB-dependent receptor, protein MPVRHFKVMNIAVMLLLVLALAPSFVYAAGVGQIKGTITDKETGDPVIGASVLVVGTKFGAMTGLDGTYIIARLEPGTYVIKISDLDHHTVEVSDVQVQSDLTTEVNQALEKKVTDIGKTIKVTAEQDVIDKFQVSNQVVITADAIKTQPVTSVEELLTQVAGVVQNASGEVFIRGGRAGEVSYIVDGVPIGDPLGGLGQAGANLSLVSGSIQEFTVIKDGFDPEYGNALSGIVKITTQTGSKDNTRLNLQYMTDDLGNSDLNEYSRNYDYVRFTLSGPDPIFKNKVLPALGLHYLEDKELTYYFYAEVEKHDGIHQYEDYDTDLTARNYESFSFFGLDIPERAENNYYWMTNLKFRPKNNLKFIFSYKDRQRFITLFDWNYRYSANTAPVYNDQWKSASLEISQAISKNLNYEALFSFSRTSVTQKPGGLDPDEFVLNSEWETYEDNNGNGVYDAPEPIINLYPDTADYGYGYTGPAYTFGESNYDENVQASEYSVSTFRFNSNDIVDNLEGEPFIDLNGNGVWDEGDYLHDQNGNGILDADRVSTINNRDPEPYIDGDSIIGEPFIDVNGNDTYDDGIDIFIRSAGDDNMDYNHNGRHDGPDNVEPNEWVPGIPYLDRNGNGVYDMPNSQYDVGEPFTDENGNGTYDYGGASSFLNTGNYDEDATWHYRNTDTYRAEVKLFWQLGSHELKSGAAFTREELTYREIQKPYYPYSGREDGGPYSDRGALRDMFDYQPWRGTVYFRDKLEYGSMIASLGFRWDFFIQDKYDLVEVAEQDDLGSGVILGDRQKFSPRIGFSYPISDKAKIHFNYGHFFQLPSLLWMYRRNTISVDQDIPIGNYNLDYQKTIQYSFGVKYAMSENYSVDISGYFKDEFDKINSRQVTVERQTYQQYQNSDYGRSRGFEVTIEKRGGGYVNGQLSYTYAFAYGKASQTNENYMSDFELSREPLSEAPLDNDIRHRLVGSIQVFVPSSVKPRLFGVPILNGWSLAIESVIESGEPFTPSSSYPNLDLVSGEDVQTNALRMPANMTFDVRFTKDFRFVGLDYSFIIWVENIFDSRNVVDVYSNTGRADTQQNVNQVIKGGTPYDQNPENWDYGRQIRVGLELNL, encoded by the coding sequence ATGCCCGTAAGGCACTTTAAGGTAATGAACATCGCAGTGATGCTGCTGCTTGTTCTGGCTTTGGCTCCATCGTTCGTGTATGCGGCAGGGGTTGGTCAGATAAAAGGGACCATCACTGACAAGGAAACGGGAGATCCGGTAATCGGAGCGTCAGTTCTCGTTGTCGGGACGAAATTCGGCGCCATGACCGGGCTTGACGGCACCTATATTATCGCCCGTCTCGAACCGGGAACGTACGTGATCAAGATTTCGGATCTGGACCACCACACGGTTGAAGTGTCCGATGTCCAGGTGCAATCGGACTTGACGACCGAGGTGAATCAAGCCCTGGAAAAGAAGGTCACGGATATCGGTAAAACGATTAAGGTGACCGCTGAACAGGATGTTATCGACAAGTTCCAGGTTTCCAACCAGGTCGTCATAACGGCGGACGCGATTAAGACGCAGCCGGTGACTTCGGTGGAAGAACTCCTTACGCAGGTGGCCGGTGTCGTGCAGAATGCTTCCGGTGAAGTATTCATCCGCGGTGGTCGTGCCGGTGAGGTGTCGTACATCGTGGACGGTGTGCCGATCGGCGATCCGCTCGGCGGTTTGGGTCAGGCCGGCGCCAACCTGTCGCTGGTGTCGGGTTCGATTCAGGAATTTACCGTTATTAAAGACGGCTTCGATCCTGAGTACGGTAACGCCCTGTCCGGTATCGTGAAGATCACGACTCAGACCGGTTCTAAGGACAATACCCGTCTCAACCTGCAGTATATGACCGATGATCTCGGCAATTCGGATTTGAATGAGTATTCACGCAACTACGATTATGTGCGTTTCACTCTGTCAGGTCCGGATCCCATTTTCAAAAATAAGGTTCTTCCGGCTCTTGGTCTCCACTACCTCGAGGATAAGGAACTGACTTATTACTTCTATGCTGAGGTCGAGAAGCATGACGGTATTCATCAATATGAGGATTATGATACCGACCTGACGGCTCGTAACTACGAGTCATTTTCATTCTTCGGTCTCGATATTCCTGAACGGGCGGAGAATAACTATTACTGGATGACCAACCTCAAGTTCCGTCCGAAGAACAATCTGAAATTCATCTTCTCTTATAAAGATCGTCAGCGTTTCATCACTCTGTTCGATTGGAACTATCGTTATTCTGCGAACACCGCTCCGGTTTACAACGATCAGTGGAAGTCGGCTTCTCTTGAAATCTCTCAGGCGATTTCGAAGAATCTGAACTATGAGGCGCTTTTCTCGTTCTCACGGACAAGTGTTACGCAAAAGCCGGGTGGTCTGGACCCCGATGAATTCGTTCTCAACTCCGAATGGGAGACTTACGAAGATAATAACGGCAACGGTGTCTATGACGCTCCCGAACCGATTATCAATCTGTATCCGGATACGGCCGACTACGGCTATGGATATACCGGTCCGGCTTACACCTTTGGCGAGTCGAACTATGATGAGAACGTTCAGGCCAGCGAGTATTCGGTATCGACCTTCCGTTTCAATTCCAACGACATCGTCGACAACCTCGAAGGTGAGCCCTTCATTGATCTGAACGGTAACGGTGTCTGGGATGAGGGTGACTATCTCCACGATCAGAACGGGAACGGTATCCTCGATGCTGACCGGGTGAGTACGATCAACAATCGCGATCCTGAGCCTTATATCGACGGTGATTCGATCATCGGCGAACCTTTTATCGACGTCAACGGTAACGACACTTACGATGATGGTATCGATATTTTCATTCGTTCCGCCGGCGACGACAACATGGATTACAACCACAACGGTCGTCACGACGGACCGGACAACGTTGAACCGAACGAATGGGTGCCGGGTATTCCGTATCTGGATCGGAACGGCAACGGCGTCTATGATATGCCTAACAGCCAGTACGATGTAGGTGAACCCTTTACCGATGAAAACGGCAACGGCACCTACGACTATGGCGGCGCCTCGAGCTTCCTCAATACGGGGAATTATGACGAGGATGCAACCTGGCACTATCGTAACACCGATACCTATCGTGCTGAAGTCAAACTGTTCTGGCAGCTCGGTTCGCACGAGTTGAAGTCCGGTGCGGCTTTCACTCGTGAGGAATTAACCTATAGGGAAATTCAGAAACCGTACTATCCGTACTCAGGCCGTGAAGACGGCGGTCCGTATTCGGATCGCGGTGCTTTGCGCGATATGTTCGATTATCAACCATGGCGCGGAACCGTTTATTTCCGCGATAAGCTGGAATACGGTTCGATGATCGCATCGTTGGGATTCCGCTGGGACTTCTTCATCCAGGATAAGTATGACCTGGTTGAAGTGGCGGAGCAGGATGACCTTGGTTCAGGCGTGATTCTCGGCGATCGTCAGAAATTCTCGCCGCGTATCGGTTTCTCCTACCCGATTTCGGATAAGGCGAAGATTCACTTTAACTACGGTCACTTCTTCCAGTTGCCGTCGCTGTTGTGGATGTATCGTCGTAATACCATTTCGGTTGACCAGGATATCCCGATCGGTAACTACAACCTCGATTATCAAAAGACTATTCAGTACTCGTTCGGTGTCAAGTACGCTATGAGCGAGAACTATTCGGTCGATATCAGCGGTTACTTCAAGGACGAGTTCGATAAGATCAACTCACGCCAGGTAACCGTGGAACGTCAGACTTATCAGCAGTATCAGAACTCAGACTATGGTCGCAGCCGCGGTTTCGAGGTCACTATCGAGAAGCGCGGCGGTGGTTATGTCAACGGTCAGCTCAGTTATACTTACGCATTTGCCTACGGTAAAGCTTCGCAGACCAACGAGAACTACATGAGCGACTTCGAACTTTCGCGCGAGCCGCTGTCGGAAGCACCACTGGACAACGATATCCGCCATCGTTTGGTCGGATCGATCCAGGTTTTTGTTCCTTCCTCGGTTAAGCCGCGCCTGTTCGGTGTTCCCATTCTGAACGGCTGGTCGCTGGCTATTGAATCCGTTATCGAATCCGGTGAACCGTTCACCCCGTCGAGTTCTTATCCCAATCTCGACCTGGTGTCCGGTGAGGATGTCCAGACCAATGCTCTGAGAATGCCCGCGAATATGACATTCGACGTTCGTTTTACGAAGGACTTCCGTTTTGTCGGTCTCGATTACAGTTTCATTATTTGGGTCGAGAATATCTTTGACAGCCGTAACGTTGTCGACGTCTACTCTAATACAGGTCGCGCCGACACACAGCAGAACGTGAACCAGGTCATCAAGGGTGGTACGCCCTATGACCAGAATCCTGAGAACTGGGATTACGGCCGTCAGATAAGAGTCGGTCTTGAGTTGAACCTGTAA
- a CDS encoding TolC family protein — protein MCKTIIHLFIALGILFSTPFCSATHAEEVTLEQAIDKAVGHTGRGIIIDGNLDVAEQRYFAEKINFYVPELSLNGSLPSYRVTEEYDFIEGTLDQKGVRRRTWFDFDADITLNQNLITGGELQLAANLIDRDREYPLGLTTVNETWRLGTFNFSFDQPILQPSQARHDLHNSHDDLMIARLDRVEEIATLKTEVIDAYFGVLRAQLTDDIKQDLVESARLQAGIDSIKLQDGIISEEDWLTSESDLLDAELEKFDAENELAGQRKTLATTLDWDEVKTLEPVLPEMPGPLDEVLLKEYLVLWGDCVEIQKARFNYDKSQREADFASGGHGLQGSLKATYGLERGRVEDDLVSSDRVDLDNNNWSVSLEFSYPIWDGGASAAQVKAARLSADQSRLEYEKTQKNARAEIELLINGLRISHRKVFVLQRQVDLAEDRLDIARSRLTDGEISMLTFLESRVTYLEAKDVFYQELQDFFKKQVELEGKFLN, from the coding sequence TTGTGCAAGACGATAATACATCTGTTCATAGCCCTCGGTATTTTATTCTCCACTCCATTCTGTTCTGCGACACATGCCGAAGAGGTTACGTTGGAACAAGCGATAGATAAAGCTGTTGGTCACACCGGTCGCGGGATCATTATCGACGGCAATCTCGATGTGGCCGAGCAGCGCTATTTCGCGGAAAAGATCAACTTCTATGTCCCGGAGCTGTCACTAAACGGATCTCTGCCGTCCTACCGGGTGACTGAGGAGTATGATTTCATCGAAGGTACTCTCGATCAAAAGGGGGTGCGGCGGCGGACCTGGTTTGACTTCGATGCCGACATCACCTTGAATCAAAATCTGATTACCGGCGGTGAGTTGCAACTGGCCGCGAATCTCATCGACCGTGACCGGGAATATCCTCTGGGGTTGACTACGGTGAATGAAACCTGGCGGCTGGGAACGTTTAACTTCTCGTTCGATCAACCTATCTTGCAGCCCTCGCAGGCGCGCCATGATTTGCACAACTCACACGATGACCTGATGATTGCCCGCCTCGATCGGGTGGAGGAAATCGCCACCCTTAAGACGGAAGTGATCGACGCCTATTTCGGCGTGCTTCGGGCTCAGCTTACCGACGATATCAAGCAGGACCTGGTCGAATCAGCCCGGTTGCAGGCCGGGATCGACTCGATCAAACTCCAGGACGGGATTATCTCCGAGGAGGACTGGTTGACCTCGGAATCGGATCTGCTGGATGCCGAACTGGAGAAGTTCGATGCCGAGAACGAATTAGCCGGGCAACGTAAAACGCTGGCCACGACTCTTGACTGGGATGAGGTTAAGACGCTGGAACCGGTGTTGCCGGAAATGCCGGGACCATTGGATGAAGTGCTTTTAAAGGAGTACCTGGTTCTCTGGGGCGATTGTGTGGAAATTCAAAAGGCTCGGTTCAATTATGACAAATCCCAGCGCGAAGCGGATTTCGCCTCCGGTGGACATGGCCTGCAGGGATCTCTTAAAGCGACCTACGGTCTTGAACGAGGTCGGGTCGAGGATGACCTGGTGTCTTCCGACCGAGTCGATCTCGATAACAACAATTGGAGTGTGTCGCTGGAATTCAGTTATCCCATCTGGGACGGAGGGGCTTCAGCGGCGCAGGTTAAGGCCGCGCGACTGTCGGCCGACCAGTCGCGTCTCGAATACGAGAAAACCCAAAAGAATGCGCGCGCTGAAATAGAACTGCTGATCAACGGTCTCAGGATAAGCCATCGCAAAGTTTTCGTGCTTCAAAGGCAGGTCGATTTGGCCGAAGATCGGCTGGATATTGCCCGAAGTCGTCTCACTGACGGTGAGATTTCTATGTTGACCTTCCTCGAAAGCCGTGTTACCTACCTCGAAGCAAAAGATGTGTTTTATCAGGAGTTGCAGGACTTCTTCAAGAAACAGGTTGAGCTTGAAGGGAAGTTCCTCAATTAG
- a CDS encoding sigma 54-interacting transcriptional regulator: MDLSSPQIVFDHRLESIEDLLRQRRFADAAKALAEIDATELAGRQHELGLYHSLQTDCENHQGNYQRAVEHGLKAARILADYPVNRRYGRIQLLLSKAYYAVGDMKNAEIRARDSLAAYRRASDSNGQIDALNQLAGITYLRCGYAEAASCLEEAISGVAEDPRKVAQLSGNLARTQIRTGQWELAEENLKSAIIGNNEYGAEMSQAMNRLSLGMLQTRRRQFTLAQRSLDDALEIISRLDLKRERVIYAEYAGELALEKGDLFKAKAILTDAYHKGIMLAPSSALVSQSARRLAEVELALDNFDEAMKFAQKSLETSLQLGEKIEIGLSRSVIARVFLARGDGAAAEEHIAQAVDILREVGDPYELGRTLLSLAEVGMAAEAVEYERVRAALDQARRLFRRLKSEYWVAETEFKAGVFACQWGDLARGFKKLSRAERSFRHLKENVRVRAVSRFLRSLSDQAVALSTSDKNEYKVFGRLAMPGEDTDLHSLELQGVLETLSRRLNGHRALILVPGHEEPSLVSSVPLDEAHTRRFEEGFSNLLGQEISKTRPTLVLDCRRDPFINGLFSDSPDVICSVVVVPFKTSGGVTGYLYVDRLSRDNGIDPFNQSELNFTVGYADLVGFKWTELIKNQLLQDNQRLKSQLQKEASFPNLITHSAAMLRMLAQVRQVIDSNITISVEGETGSGKDVLARAIHYNSVRRDKRFISVNCAALPESLLESELFGYKRGAFTGADRDKAGLFEEADGGTFFLDEIADMPLSIQAKVLRILEEKEVVRLGETIPRKVDVRIVSATNKDLRIMMDSGQFRQDLYYRLSAMSFRLPPLRERKEDIPLLINHFLEGTGKRVGGEVLRMLMAYDWPGNVRELENEIKKMSLLSADNEVIGEEVVSSRVSGVASDQETMSDSVAAEPVFDAQYSLYDYLAEHEKKYIVQALREKHGVKKHAAALLNIPESTLRLKIKQYDIDLDRLN; encoded by the coding sequence ATGGATCTTTCCTCACCACAGATTGTATTCGATCATCGCCTCGAGTCGATTGAGGACCTTCTCCGCCAGCGTCGTTTTGCCGATGCCGCGAAGGCACTGGCGGAGATAGACGCGACCGAGTTGGCAGGACGCCAACATGAACTCGGCCTATATCACTCCCTCCAAACCGATTGCGAGAATCATCAGGGTAATTACCAGCGCGCTGTCGAGCACGGCCTTAAGGCGGCTCGAATTCTTGCGGATTACCCGGTGAACCGTCGCTATGGACGCATTCAGCTTCTGTTGTCCAAGGCATACTATGCTGTGGGTGACATGAAGAACGCCGAGATTCGTGCCCGCGATTCGCTGGCAGCTTATCGCCGTGCGTCCGACAGCAACGGTCAGATTGATGCTCTCAACCAATTAGCCGGTATAACCTACCTGCGATGCGGCTATGCTGAAGCGGCGTCTTGCCTCGAAGAGGCAATCTCGGGAGTTGCGGAAGACCCCCGAAAAGTGGCGCAGCTTTCCGGTAACCTGGCTCGTACGCAGATTCGTACCGGTCAATGGGAGCTAGCCGAGGAAAACCTGAAGTCTGCGATCATCGGCAATAACGAGTATGGAGCGGAAATGTCGCAGGCGATGAACCGCCTTTCCCTGGGAATGCTGCAAACGCGCCGTCGCCAGTTTACCTTGGCGCAGCGCAGTCTGGATGATGCTCTCGAAATTATCAGTCGTCTCGATCTCAAGCGCGAACGTGTGATTTATGCCGAGTATGCCGGAGAACTGGCTCTCGAAAAGGGTGACTTGTTCAAAGCCAAGGCGATTCTTACTGATGCCTATCATAAGGGTATCATGTTGGCGCCGTCCTCGGCCTTGGTTTCACAGTCGGCTCGTCGACTTGCCGAAGTCGAGTTGGCGCTGGATAATTTCGATGAAGCAATGAAATTTGCCCAAAAATCTCTTGAAACATCCCTGCAATTAGGGGAGAAGATTGAGATCGGGCTGTCCCGTTCGGTTATCGCTCGGGTGTTCCTGGCGCGTGGCGACGGTGCTGCTGCCGAAGAACACATTGCGCAGGCGGTTGATATCCTGCGCGAGGTGGGTGATCCTTACGAACTGGGACGTACGCTGCTTAGTCTGGCCGAGGTCGGCATGGCAGCCGAAGCGGTTGAATACGAACGGGTACGTGCTGCGCTCGACCAGGCTCGTCGTTTGTTCCGTCGTCTCAAGTCTGAGTACTGGGTCGCCGAAACCGAATTCAAGGCCGGTGTTTTCGCCTGTCAGTGGGGTGATCTGGCTCGCGGTTTCAAAAAACTCAGTCGGGCCGAAAGGTCTTTCCGTCATTTGAAAGAGAACGTCCGGGTGCGGGCGGTTAGTCGCTTCCTTCGGTCGCTTTCCGACCAGGCCGTCGCGCTGTCGACCTCGGACAAGAATGAATATAAGGTGTTCGGACGTCTGGCCATGCCGGGTGAGGACACCGATCTGCACTCGCTGGAGTTGCAGGGAGTGCTGGAAACACTCTCTCGTCGATTGAACGGCCACCGTGCTTTGATTCTGGTGCCTGGTCATGAAGAACCCAGCCTTGTTTCGTCGGTCCCTCTGGATGAAGCTCATACTCGGCGTTTCGAGGAGGGATTCTCCAATCTGTTGGGCCAGGAAATTTCGAAAACGCGTCCGACTCTGGTGCTTGACTGTCGTCGTGATCCGTTTATCAACGGTCTTTTCAGCGATAGTCCCGATGTTATCTGCAGTGTCGTTGTCGTACCGTTTAAGACATCGGGTGGAGTTACCGGTTATCTTTATGTTGATCGACTCTCTCGGGACAACGGCATTGATCCGTTCAATCAGAGCGAGTTGAATTTTACCGTCGGTTATGCCGACTTAGTCGGATTCAAATGGACTGAGTTGATCAAGAACCAGTTGTTGCAGGATAACCAGCGGTTGAAGAGCCAGCTTCAAAAGGAAGCCTCTTTCCCCAATCTGATCACCCATAGCGCCGCGATGTTGAGGATGCTGGCGCAGGTGCGTCAGGTGATCGATTCTAATATAACGATCTCGGTCGAGGGGGAGACCGGTTCCGGCAAGGATGTCCTGGCTCGGGCGATTCATTATAATTCAGTTCGCCGCGACAAGCGTTTTATTTCGGTCAATTGTGCCGCATTACCGGAATCATTACTTGAATCCGAATTGTTTGGATACAAGCGCGGTGCTTTCACGGGAGCCGATCGCGATAAGGCCGGACTATTCGAGGAGGCCGACGGCGGGACATTCTTCCTCGATGAAATCGCTGATATGCCGCTTTCGATTCAAGCTAAGGTGTTGAGAATTCTCGAAGAGAAAGAAGTGGTTCGTCTCGGTGAGACGATCCCGCGCAAGGTGGATGTACGAATCGTTTCGGCTACCAACAAGGACCTCCGGATTATGATGGATTCCGGTCAATTCCGACAGGACCTTTACTATCGTCTCTCAGCGATGAGTTTCCGCTTGCCGCCGTTGCGTGAACGCAAGGAAGACATCCCCCTGTTGATTAATCATTTCCTCGAAGGCACGGGCAAGCGTGTCGGCGGTGAGGTCCTTCGTATGCTGATGGCTTATGACTGGCCCGGCAACGTGCGTGAGTTGGAGAATGAAATCAAGAAAATGTCGCTCCTCAGTGCCGATAATGAAGTGATCGGTGAAGAGGTGGTTTCATCTCGTGTTTCGGGGGTGGCCTCAGATCAGGAAACAATGTCGGATTCGGTAGCGGCCGAACCGGTATTTGATGCTCAGTATTCTCTGTACGACTATCTGGCCGAACACGAAAAGAAATATATCGTTCAGGCGTTAAGGGAGAAGCACGGAGTGAAGAAGCATGCAGCCGCTTTACTGAACATTCCGGAATCGACATTGCGCCTCAAAATCAAACAGTACGATATCGATCTGGATCGTCTCAACTGA
- the waaF gene encoding lipopolysaccharide heptosyltransferase II, producing MATKILIRSPNHLGDCLMALPMINEAREAHPGSTLTVLVPDHLADLFEFNPAIDELIRLRAEHIHGLIAVFKIKELIKPYGFDVGYILPPSFGAASGFKLAGVKERIGYIADGRRLLLTKPLPLPMPLNSTHRSETYFNLLRRGAGVELEYVAPKLFLNENDIGRAAEILGRLGINENTPYAAIAFQAVAESRRWGTENYISLIKEIVTDRGLKVVLIGGAGDKAVGDEIMAATGPGEVINLAGKTALREAAAILSRARFFVGNDSGPAHLAASVGIPIVVLSGADDPAETSPVSNRKKLVYLSDLDCISCVKNVCPLKDDRRMQCMRRITVDMVSSAIDEVLALG from the coding sequence ATGGCAACAAAGATACTGATCCGTTCGCCCAATCATCTGGGTGACTGTCTCATGGCTTTGCCCATGATTAATGAAGCCCGCGAGGCGCATCCGGGGTCGACGCTGACGGTTCTAGTCCCGGATCATCTGGCCGACTTGTTCGAATTTAATCCCGCTATCGATGAGCTTATCCGGCTGCGAGCGGAGCATATCCACGGTTTGATTGCCGTATTCAAGATCAAGGAATTGATCAAGCCGTACGGGTTCGATGTCGGCTATATTCTGCCGCCGTCGTTTGGCGCCGCCAGTGGTTTCAAGCTGGCCGGAGTGAAGGAGCGAATCGGGTATATTGCCGACGGCCGCCGGCTGCTGTTGACCAAACCTTTGCCGTTGCCGATGCCGCTCAACTCTACCCATCGAAGTGAGACGTATTTCAATCTCCTTCGCCGGGGAGCGGGCGTGGAACTTGAATACGTGGCGCCTAAATTGTTTCTAAATGAGAATGATATCGGGCGTGCGGCTGAGATTCTGGGACGTCTTGGGATTAATGAGAACACTCCGTATGCGGCAATAGCTTTCCAGGCGGTCGCTGAGTCGAGGCGGTGGGGAACTGAAAACTATATCTCTCTTATCAAGGAGATTGTAACCGATCGCGGACTCAAGGTGGTCCTCATTGGTGGCGCCGGCGACAAGGCTGTCGGCGATGAGATAATGGCGGCTACCGGCCCGGGAGAGGTGATCAACCTTGCGGGCAAAACCGCTCTGCGTGAAGCGGCCGCAATTTTATCTCGAGCTCGGTTCTTTGTCGGCAACGACTCCGGACCGGCACATCTGGCAGCCTCGGTCGGTATCCCGATCGTGGTTCTTTCTGGAGCTGATGATCCGGCTGAGACTTCGCCGGTTTCCAATCGCAAGAAACTCGTGTACCTGAGTGATCTGGATTGTATCAGTTGCGTTAAAAATGTCTGTCCGCTTAAGGATGATCGCAGGATGCAATGCATGCGCCGGATAACGGTCGACATGGTTTCGTCGGCAATTGATGAGGTCCTGGCGCTGGGGTAA
- a CDS encoding DUF362 domain-containing protein, which produces MAGLDVAGARVVIIADFGPLLYSTQADSYLPLLTEVVNLLKSGGAQIVVGDAPVVNGLKTGGLFKRLGLPETARKNGFRLVNFGLSHLDFRLVESRLYMIPRDVLEADLIINIANASPSRELGVRGALSNLGGAVPGMRNRLEFLARTNAIEAGERVADILSIIPPDLNVLLYRNELTCDVVLVATDAVAADAVLAEQYDIVGFDSPLIKAAAGAGLGIGYIEAVKCLGNREINGLAGFPKHHSINRMAARWSVRQRIVDHYRPMINPALCVDCGICLSTCPTRAIKARNDNEKPSINRTLCQSCFRCYEVCPSGAISYHINV; this is translated from the coding sequence TTGGCGGGTTTGGATGTCGCGGGAGCGCGAGTGGTGATTATCGCCGATTTCGGGCCGCTTTTATACTCAACTCAGGCGGATTCGTATTTACCTCTTCTGACCGAGGTGGTAAATCTGTTGAAAAGCGGAGGGGCTCAGATTGTTGTGGGGGATGCTCCGGTTGTCAACGGACTCAAGACGGGAGGATTGTTTAAGCGGTTAGGACTGCCTGAAACAGCTCGAAAGAATGGCTTCCGCCTGGTTAATTTCGGACTGAGTCATCTGGATTTCAGGTTGGTTGAATCACGTTTATACATGATCCCACGGGACGTGCTTGAAGCTGATCTAATCATTAATATAGCCAATGCGAGTCCCTCACGGGAGTTAGGAGTTCGTGGAGCTTTAAGTAATCTTGGCGGAGCGGTGCCGGGAATGCGGAACCGTTTGGAATTTCTTGCTCGCACCAATGCCATTGAAGCAGGGGAGAGAGTGGCTGATATTCTCAGTATAATTCCTCCTGATCTTAATGTGCTATTGTACCGCAACGAGTTAACATGTGATGTGGTGTTGGTTGCAACCGACGCTGTTGCTGCCGATGCGGTTCTTGCCGAGCAGTATGATATTGTCGGTTTCGATTCTCCACTTATTAAAGCAGCAGCCGGGGCTGGTCTTGGAATAGGTTATATAGAAGCTGTTAAGTGCTTGGGGAATAGAGAGATAAATGGTCTTGCCGGATTCCCGAAACACCATTCGATCAACCGGATGGCTGCTCGTTGGTCTGTAAGACAGAGGATAGTTGATCATTACCGTCCGATGATAAACCCGGCCCTGTGTGTCGACTGCGGGATTTGTCTGTCAACCTGCCCAACCCGAGCGATTAAAGCCCGCAATGACAATGAAAAACCGTCCATTAACAGGACTCTGTGCCAATCCTGTTTCCGTTGTTATGAGGTTTGTCCAAGCGGGGCAATAAGTTATCATATTAATGTGTAG
- a CDS encoding ABC transporter permease → MKYARVYQISFDALKEHKMRTLLTMLGVIFGVGAVISMLSIGEGAKQEAMEQISILGINNVIVNAREPQEDRGSANNIARSPGLSLNDATNLEQFSDLILRVVPQRYEAAQTIYHGSDEAAVRVVSTVPEFIYSSSIEVERGRFITDLDNETFAQVCVLGAKAKRALFAFSDPIGKVVRISGEDFTVVGVMADKYIARGKVEGFELKNFNEDVYIPIKTAFKKFDRVFSGMRMYGGGGFVSDDDGEGIKYNVPDVDQLTVTAVDLSEVPVVSTLVERVLNRRHHGIEDYEVVVPESLLRQSQKTQRIFNIVMGAIAGISLLVGGIGIMNIMLATVLERTREIGVRRAIGARRLDIMRQFLVEAVMICMVGCALGVTLGLILAKIISYYADWPTIVAPYSIVLAVGVSATVGIVFGLYPARKAAHLNVIDALRYE, encoded by the coding sequence ATGAAATATGCAAGAGTTTATCAGATTTCGTTCGATGCTCTGAAAGAGCATAAGATGCGAACGCTCCTGACCATGCTGGGAGTCATTTTCGGTGTCGGAGCGGTTATCTCCATGCTGTCTATCGGTGAGGGAGCCAAGCAGGAAGCGATGGAGCAAATCTCCATTTTGGGCATCAATAATGTTATCGTAAATGCGAGAGAACCGCAGGAAGACCGTGGCTCAGCCAACAATATCGCGCGTTCTCCCGGCCTGTCGCTCAATGACGCCACGAACCTGGAACAATTCAGTGATCTCATTCTGCGCGTTGTACCGCAAAGGTACGAAGCCGCCCAGACTATTTATCACGGTTCCGATGAAGCGGCGGTTCGAGTGGTTTCGACCGTACCGGAGTTCATTTATAGTTCTTCGATTGAGGTCGAGCGGGGACGGTTCATCACTGATTTGGACAATGAGACTTTTGCGCAGGTCTGTGTTCTTGGGGCAAAGGCCAAACGGGCGCTGTTCGCCTTTTCCGATCCCATAGGCAAGGTAGTCCGGATCAGTGGGGAGGATTTTACGGTGGTCGGGGTGATGGCGGATAAGTATATCGCCCGGGGTAAGGTCGAGGGATTCGAGCTGAAGAATTTCAACGAGGATGTTTATATCCCGATTAAAACCGCTTTCAAGAAATTCGATCGGGTTTTCAGCGGCATGCGCATGTACGGTGGCGGTGGATTCGTCTCCGACGATGATGGAGAAGGGATTAAGTATAACGTACCCGATGTGGACCAGTTGACCGTAACGGCGGTGGATCTGTCGGAAGTGCCGGTGGTCTCGACGCTGGTGGAACGAGTGCTGAACCGTCGCCATCACGGTATCGAGGACTATGAGGTTGTCGTGCCGGAATCATTGCTGCGGCAGTCCCAGAAGACGCAGCGGATTTTCAACATTGTTATGGGGGCCATTGCCGGGATTTCGCTTCTGGTCGGGGGAATCGGCATCATGAATATCATGCTGGCTACGGTGCTGGAGCGAACGAGGGAAATCGGCGTGCGACGAGCGATTGGAGCCAGACGACTGGATATAATGCGACAGTTCCTGGTGGAAGCGGTCATGATCTGTATGGTTGGCTGTGCGCTGGGAGTTACCCTGGGATTAATTCTGGCCAAGATAATCTCATATTATGCCGATTGGCCGACCATTGTGGCGCCATATTCCATTGTGCTGGCGGTCGGTGTCTCGGCTACGGTTGGAATCGTTTTTGGTCTTTATCCGGCACGTAAGGCCGCTCACTTGAATGTGATTGATGCCTTGCGCTACGAATAG